The DNA segment TGCCCGTCCTACACGGTCATTAGTCCTTTATAGCCAAATGGTAGGGCGCGCAACACGCGGTCTGAAAGCTGGAGGTAACACCGAAGCAGAAATTGTTACTGTGATTGATCCGGACCTACCGGGCTTTGGCAGTATCGCAGATGCATTTAAAAATTGGGAGGATGTTTGGCAATGAGCCTATCTGAAACAACCGCAGTAGCTGAAAGAGTGATGGTCTCTGAAACAACCGCAGTAGCTGAAGCAGTGATTATACCGCCAAATTTAGCAGTGCGAGCTATGCGTGACAGCGGCTATCGGAACACTGCTTCCGCCCTAGCCGAATTGATTGATAATTCGGTTCAGGCAGATGCTAGCGATGTAGAAGTTATTTGCATTGAGGAAAGCAAGTTAATCAAAAAACGTCACAGCAGAAGAATCAAGTCTATTGGTGTCCTTGACAATGGCTCGGGTATGACGCCAGATATTCTTCAGATTGCGTTGCAATTTGGCAATGGAACCCATCTATATGATCGCAAAGGGATCGGACGATTCGGTATGGGATTACCCAACTCGTCTATCTCTCAGTGCCGCCGAGTCGAAGTCTGGACTTGGCAGAATGGTCCGGATAACGCGGTTTATACCTACCTTGATGTGGATGAGATTGAGGAGGGTAGTCTCACCATGGTGCCTGCCCCAAAGGTCCAATCTTTGCCAGCCGAGTGGCGAGATCGATCTGAAATCGTCGATACTACCGGAACACTTGTCCTCTGGAGTCACTTTGATCCACACCGTCTTACTTGGCGAGGTGCAAAGGCAACACTCGACAATACTGAAAAACTCGTTGGTCGAATGTACCGAAAATTCATAGATAGAGGTCAGCTAACAATTCGGTTACTTGCTCTAGAGAATGAGATGCCGACAATTAACGAATATGTTAAAATTAACGATCCTCTTTATCTGATGAATAACACCTCTACGCCACCGCCATTTGACAAGGAGCCCATGTTTCAGAAATGGGGTGAAGATGATGAGGTTTTTCACATTGATTATGGTAATAAAAAGCACATTGTTACAGTCCGCATGAGTTGGGCACGCGAGGAAACGATTCCAGAAATTGGTGACCGTGGTAGCAAGCCTTATGGCAAACATGCAGCCAAGAATTTGGGAGTATCTATTGTTCGAGCTGGTCGTGAACTAGCCTTGGATAGCAGTTGGACCAACAGTTATAATCCGACTGAGCGTTGGTGGGGTGTGGAAGTAGAGTTCCCTCCGGCATTGGATGAAGTCTTCGGTGTCACAAACAACAAACAGAGTGCGACCATCTTTGAAGGAATGTCGCAGTTCAATTGGCGGACTGAGGCTGAATCCGGTGAATCCTCCGTTAGCGAGTTTATAGATCGCATTCAGTCTGAGAGCGATCCTCGAGCACTCCTAATACCCATCGTTGAGCACATTAGGCAACAAATTGGACAGGTACGAACCCGACTAGATAAACAAACCGAGGGTAGGCGTACTGCTAAAAAAGAGCGCCATGATACGCCTACGGTCGCAGATGTTGCAACTAACAAGGTCCGCGAGCGGGTCAAACAGGGGTACGAAACCGGCTATGACAAGGAGGAATTTAAAGAAAAAGATCGAGATGAGTTTGAGAAAAATCTCATCACTGACAAACACTATTCCAAAAATGCTGCTCAAGAGATCGCAAACGCGGTTCTGTCTCGCAAACGCAAGATAGAGTTCCTAACCAAGGACCTAAGAAGCTACGCCTTTTTTGATGTTGAGCATCATCATGGTGGATTGACAGCCATCGTGTTTAATACGAATCATCCATTCTATAGTAAGCTTATGGAAACCCTCCACCCTAATATTGGTGACGAGACAGACGCCAAACTGATAGATCGAATAAACCAAGCAGCCGACACTTTAAATTTGCTGTTTGCAGCTTGGGCACGCTACGAGACGGAAGAGACGCGAGACCAGATAAAACTGTTTGAAATGAGGCAAGAATGGGGAAAGATGGCGCAGGTCTTCCTGACAGAACCAAAAGAGGATGAGTAGAATGGGTGTAGTGTTACCTCTTGGGGCTGACCTTTTGAATATAATTCGTTCTGCCAAAGACAGTCTTTTTCTTGCAGCCCCTTACATAAAGATTACAACCCTTCAAAAAGTAGTTGATGAAATATCAAGTAACTCTATTTCCCTGACATGCGTAACACGTTGGCTGCCGGAAGACATAGCAGCAGGAGCTTGTGACTTAGAAATATTGGATGTAATTGAGGGATTTCCAGGTGGGAAACTTTTAGTTCATCCCCATCTACATGCGAAGTACTATCGGGGCGATAGTCGTTGCCTAGTAGGCTCAGCTAATCTCACAAGCCGCGGACTTGGATGGACAACGCCGGCAAATGTTGAGTTGCTACTCGAACTGCCAGTTGATTTTGATAGCCTCACGCAATGGGAAACAGCACTCCTTGATGCAGCAATTCCAGCTACACAGGAACTTCAGGAAAATATCAGACACGAGGCTGATCGTCTTCTCTCCAATGGTGCGCTACCTCACCTGCCAGAGATAGATCAAAATAATAACGCCGCCGCCCCCGCTTCACAATGGGTGCCTCGGTGTCCCACACCTGAGTATCTGTGGGATGTTTATATTGGCCAAGGACTGGATAAGATGGTCACTAGTGCTTGGGAAGCAGCCCAAAAAGACCTGACCGTCCTCTCAGTACCGGAAGGGCTAACAAAAAATTTATTTGTATCTTACATTACTAGCATCTTCAAACAAATGCCTATTATAGCGGAGATTGATGGTTTGGCATCCAATGGCCTGTCGGATAGCCAGGCACAGATGTTTTTGGAAGACCGACTCGGTGAGGCAGCACCGTACCCGATAGATAGGACTTGGCGCGTTATCAAGACTTGGTTCACTTACTTTTTGCAACAAACCTACCGCCTTGAAGTGGAGCAAGAAGTCCTTGTGAAAGGCCAAAATATTTCAGGTTTGGGCAAAAGCTGAGAAATTTTAGAAAAATAAAAGGCTGATGGAATGGTTATCAGCGGGTAGGTTTTGAAAAGAAATAATTCAGGTGAAGAAATAGATTTATGAAGCAGAATGAGACAGAAATGCAGGATGAACTTCGACCAGAGTATAACTTGAGAATTTTGCAGGTAAGAAAAATTGGGGCCAAGCGAACGCATTTAAAAAATAAAAAAGCCCGATGGGATGGACATCCAGCGGGCTTTTGTTTTACAGAGCATAATTCAACAGAGTCCGAAAATGAGTAACTATAAAAACTTCAAAGACTACCACATTGAGCAGCTACGCTCGTACTCATCCACAGCATTTGACAGTCCCCCTCTTAACTAGACTGCGTGTCAACAGGTATTAGATGAAAGGAATCGCGTATGGAAGTTATTTTCATCTGTATAGCTATTGCAACTGTCACACTCAGCACAGTCTCATACATCCATCGGTCACGCCAGCGGACCTTTCTCACAAAAACGCTCACGGTTGACGAATCACTGCGGAATCGTGTAGCTAGAGAATTGGGGGTAGATGGCGCAGTTGTGACTGGTGTGAGCGTGTTCGATGTGCTCTATAACACTATGAAGCTGGATTCCCAAGCCCTGAGAGGGATGGAGCATCTACACCACGCACAAGACTTCGAGAGCCTTGATGATCTCATGGGCTTCATGAAAAGCGAGATCATCAGGTCCGAGCCTGGAGAAGCAGCTTGGCGATCAATGATCCACAAATACAAGGGCTACACTGGCGAGGAGGCTGTGGCCGATTACTATTCGGCGAGAGGGCATAACGTTGAAACCCCTGAGTCAGGTACCGCAGAGGGAGTGGACCATATAATAGACGGGAAGCCATACAACGTCAAAGTTACACATGATCCACATTACATCCAGGAGCATCTCGACAAGCATCCGGATATAGACGTGATCGCGAACCAGGAAATGGCTGATGCCTTTCGCGACAACCCGCGAGTTATAATCAATCCTAATCTCTCTTCTCAAGAAGTATTTCATAGTACTGCCGACACGTTTGAGGGAATAGCCGATCTCGGAGATGGGATCGACAGCATCCCCATCATCACATTGGCGATCAACGCAAGTAAGAATGCCTATAAATGGCACAAAGGTGATCTCGATGGAAAGACTGCGGTGGAACATACCGCGCTTGACAGTGCTGCTGTCGGTGCCGGAGGCTGGGTCGGAGGTAAGGTCGGTCTTGGGTTAGGCTTGGTGTTGGCTCCCGTGACTGGAGGCACATCAGCTATTATTATACCGGCTGTGACTACCATGATAGGCAGCTTGATCGGTGTCTTTACCGGTAAAGGGATCAGCGGGTGGTTCAAGGGACGGCATCTTCGAAGAGCTGTTAAGGAGCTTCAGGATCTCGCTACCAATTTCCGAGATGAATTTTTGTACCAATACCGGACGATCATAGATGCAATGAACTCATTTTTCGAGTCGCGTTTAATAAGTTGTCACAGGCAGGTGGTTGAGGAGGGATTCTTCAAACGAATGGTATTCCCGAGTGCAAAGACCACATTTTATAGAATGGCATCTGGAGAATTGAAGACCGAGAATGCAGACTGGAGAGGTTTCTATGCCGACCTCCGAGAGACTGTGCAGAACGTGGAGGAGCCGAGTGAAGGTGGCATGATCCTGTTCGCTAACTGCCAGCAGCAGGGTGTTGATATGCTATATGAGGTTGAACCACTACCCGATTACTACGCAGCAATAGAGGCGCAACTGGAGATTATTGAAAGAGAAGAAAGTAAGCTCAGGTAGAAATTTAGAGAATTATATATAAAAGTGACCGAAATTTTCCATTAATGAGATGGATAAACAACATTGATTTGTCCACCTTATTCTTTTGTTTTTATGATTTTCACGATTGAAGGATGGATGGAGTCCAGCGCAAAACGGATCAAGTCCAACCGCTATTTTTTTTAAATGTAAAAATCTTTCATGATACCCCATCATTCATGGATCAAAACGTACACTTTTGTATCCCGGCGCGTTCGGTTTGTATGTGCCTCCAGGTGTGATCCTTACAGTCAAGGTAAGGACGCAATACAGCCGATTAAAAGCCTGATGAGGGTTCTTGAATTTCTGTCTATACAATTTATCGCTCAATTCTGTGATGTTGGCCTGATATTTGCTTTGTGTCTGATCAAATTCACCCATCAGACTCAGGGCATCCCACATGGCCGAATATGACACCATCTCTAAAGACCTCATCCAAACCTACCCCAAAGACTTCATCCGCCTCACATTCGGACAGGACGATGTAGAAGTCCTGGACATCCTCGACACAGAGCAAAACACCGTTGAAACACGACACATGGACAGCCTTATCCGCGTCCTTATCGCAGGTGAGGAGGCGTTGATCCATACGGAGTTTCAAACCACTGACGATCCGTCTATGCCGCTGCGCATGGCGGGCTATATGATACGTGCGATAGAGCAGCACAACCTGCCGATTTATTCGAGTGTGATCTACTTGCGGCGCGGTGCAGGTCGGCGCGATCCGGGGCACTTTGTTCATAAAATGTCCGGCCATCTTGCTGTGATCAAATATAGCGTGATTCGGCTGAGTGAAATAGACGGACAGGATATTATAGATGGCGGACCTTCGGGCTTGTTTCCGTTCGTGCCGTTGATGAAACGTCCTGTTGGGATAGATTCGGAGGCGTGGTTACATCACTGTGTTGACGCGACGAATGCGCTGCGGGTGGATGAATCAATAAAGGTTGACATTTTGGGCAGGTTGATGATATTGAGTGGGTTAGCGTATGATCAGACACTGATCAATCGTATTCTATTACAGGAGGGTCTTATGGATGCCATTATGCGCGAATCGTCGTTTGCACAATACATTAAGCAACTGGGTATTGAGCAGGGCGAAAGAAAAAGCACGCTCGAAGATATCCTTGAAGTGTTGGAGATTCGATTTGATATGTACGAGACACATCCCCTATCTGCTCGCATTGCGGCCATTGACGATTTGCAACGTCTCAAGCAGTTGCATCGTGCAGCGATCCAGGTGTCCAGCCTTGAGGCATTTGAGCAGGCGTTGGATGCGTGACGCGATTATATGGAATTATGCATATCCCGCAAATTATATGAATAAGCCCGATTCTATCGGGCTTTTGTTTCTTATAGGACTTATTTATGATTGTCGATACGCACGTTCACATTTGGGAAATTTCGGATAAGTATCCGGTTGGTCCTACTGCGCCGACGTGGAATAGCTATCCGGATGAGCCGGGTACTGCTGAGGAACTTTTGGCTGATATGGATGCCGAAGGGGTGGATTGGACTGTGCTTGTGCAAACGAGTTGGTCCACCTGGGATAATGGTTATATCGCGGACTCGGTTGTTCGGTATCCGGATCGGTTTGTCGGGCATGGTCTTGTTGATCCCCAGGATCCCGACAATGCCGAGCAGGTGCGCTACTGGGTTCGGGAGCGCGGTCTGGTTGGGTTTCGTTTGCATCCGATGTACTATCCCGATGAAAAGATTTTGCTTACGGAGCAGAATGGTCCGATGTGGGAAGAGATCGCGGCGCTCGACGCTGTTATCCAGTTTCATTTGCGGCCCGAGGATGCGGATCAGGTCGCTGCGATTGCGAGGCGGTGTCCGAATACTGTTCTTATTTTGGACCATATGGGATATCCAGAAATAGATCGTCCGCTTGCTAAATATCAGCCTGTTCTGGATCTGGCGCGTTTTGACAATGTGTTTTTTAAACTTTCGGATGTGGCTGGGCGTTCTCAAGAAGCTCATCCGTACGAAGATGTGCATCCCTATATTGAGGCGGCGCTGGGGGTTTTTACTGCTCAGCGTACAGTCTGGGGGACTGGTTATCCCGGGTATCACCGGGTCAAGCACAAGTGGCCCACGCTTGCTGATGAACTTCGCCTTATTCGCGAGGGGTTGCCCTTTCTGACGGATGGGGATATAGAACGCATTCTGGGCGGGACTGCGGCTGAGATATGGGGTCTGTCGGGATAATATGGAAAGAGATGAAAAAAATGAGTTATGACGCTATTGTTATCGGCGGTGGTGTTGTCGGGATTTCTGCCGCGTATCATCTGGTGTGCGACGGGGCAAAGACCTTGCTCGTTGATCGGAGGGATGCAGGCCGCGCTACGGATGCAGGTGCGGGTATTCTTTCGCCTGCTACCAATACCCGCGATCCAGATCCCTGGCTGCGGCTTGCTGCGTTTGCTTCCGTATATTATCCACAATTGGTGGATAATTTGCAGGCGGAACAGGATGGAGAGACGGGTTTTGCAACTTGTGGGATGATGCTCGTCGCTGTTTCTTATGATGAGATAGAGTCTTTTGCTATTGCGCGACAACATATTTTTAACCGCCGGGATCAACGCGGTGAACCGGCTGAGGAAGATTTGTACGAGATTTCTTCGGATGAAGCGCGCAGACGCTTTCCCACTCTGGGAGATGTGCGCGGTGCGATTTTCTACCGCGATGCCGCCCGCGTGGATGGTCGGCTTCTGGCGGCTGCCCTGCACCGGGCTGCGGAAGCGAAGGGGCTTGTGGTTAAGCACGCGGGAGTTGAACAGCTTTTGATCCAGGATGATGCGGTTACGGGTGTTATTACAGATGGAGAAACTGTCTCTGCTGGTAAGGTTGTTATCGCGGGTGGGGCGTGGTCACAGGCATTTGGGGATCAGCTTGGCGTTCATATTCCGGTTGAACCGCAGCGCGGTCAGATTATTCATCTGGGTCTGGGCGATACGGATACGTCGTCATGGCCCATTATCAGTGCTGTGCGCGGTCACTATATGGTTCCCTGGCCGGATGGCCGCGTGGTTGTAGGTGCTACGCGGGAGACGGGATCCGGTTTTGAGGCGCGCACGACTGCCGCGGGGGTGCTCGAGGTTCTGGCAGAAGCCCTGCGGGTGGCGCCGGGTCTGGCGCAGGCAGAGGTTCGGGAGATTCGGGTTGGGCTGCGTCCGTACACGGAGGATCATTTGCCGGTGCTGGGGAGCGTTCCAAATATTCGAAATATTTATCTCGCTACCGGGCACGGTCCCACGGGCTTGCAACTCGGTCCTTATAGCGGGAAACTCATCGCGGATCTGGTTCTGGGGAAAGATCTCGAGACAGAGATTGATGCGTATCAAATTACGCGATTTTTATAGGGAATATATGTCATGTCATCATCCAATCATACCTATCAAGTCGGCGTTAGCACGGTCGATATTACCCCACCCGTGGGGATTTATCTGGCCGGGTTTGCGGCGAGGCAAGAGCCTTCTACCGAAGTTTATCACCCTTTGAAGGCTACGGCGGTCGCGATAGACGACGGCGAGACACCGCTGCTTATTGTCGGTGCCGAGATTCTGGGTTTTTACGAGCGCACCGACGAGGTGAGAAGCAGGATTAACGCGGCTACGGGTATTGATCCGGCGCATATTATTCTCAATGGTTCGCATACGCATTGCGGTCCCTGTATCCGGGAGATGGACAGGGAGCGGCACGGGGAACTGGACGACGATTATCTCGAAGATCTTTTTGAAAATGTCGCGCGCTGTGCAAAAATGGCCTGGGAAGATCGGTCTCCTGCGCGTCTCGGTTTTGGTACGGGGAGTTGTGATATCGCGAGGTCCCGTCGCAAGCCAGATGGAAAGGGTGGTGTGGCGTGGGTGCCCTCTCTGGAAGCGCCTCACGACCACGATGTTCCGGTTATTGCGGTGGAGTCTCCCGAAGGCGAGTTGCGATGTGTTATTTTTTCTTATGCCTGTCATCCCACCAGCCGCAGCGGGACGCTTATTGGGGGGGATTACGTGTGTTTTGCTTACGACCATATCGAAGCGGTGTATCCCGATGTCGAGACTTGTTTTTTGCAGGGCTGTGCCGGAGATCAGAAGACGAAGCCAGTCGATCCGATGTCAAATGTTTTTGTTCAGCGGGAGGTCGATGAGATCCGCGATATTGGCGTCGAATTGGGTGAGTCCGTTACCCGGGTGCTCGCTTCTCAAGACCTGCGGCACATCAGCGGTCCGATTTCTATTGCGCAGACCATTCTCAGTATAGAGACCGAACCCATCGATATGGATTTGGTCAAGTCCGGCCTGGACGCCGGTTCGGACTATGTGCGGGCATGGGCGCGACATTTGTTCGATAGCGTTAAAAACAATATTCCGGTTGCGACCAGCTTTCCGTTTGAGATCCAGACTGTGCGTTTTGGCGATGCGCTGGCTATCGTCGGGCTTGCCGCGGAGATGAATGTGGAGCACGGGTTGCGTTTGAAAAGAGAACTGGCGCCTTATTTTGACAATCTTCTGGTGGCGGCTTATACGAATGATATTGTCGGTTATATTCCCGTTAAAAGGCAGATTCCAGAAGGGGGCTACGAGGTCTGGTTCAATCAGCAACACTGGAAACGCACGGGTCCCTTCGTTGAAGATACAGAAGACCGCATTCACGACGCGGTACACGAGATGCTCGATATTTTAAAACAGGGATAATTGTTCGGCGGGTTTGCGTCTTTCGGTTCGCAAATCGACAAATTCGATGACGTCTTCGGGGATATCGGCTACAAAGCGCGATATTTCGGGTGTGATGCGTTCGCCAAATCGCCTGCGGCTTCGGGCGCGGGTCAAAATTACTTCGTCTTGTCCGCGGGTTATGCCGACGAAAAACAGGCGTTTCTCTTCTTCGATATCCGCATCGGCGTGCGGGATTAATCCTTCCTCAACCCCACAGATAAATACCACGGGGAATTCCAGACCCTTGGACGCATGCAAGGTCATGAGTGTGACGGCTTCGGGCCGCGCAATTTTTCCACGACGTACAAAGTCGCCATCCTGTCCCAGGGTGATGATTTCCAATAACTCTGCGATGGTATCCACGCCTTGAGCCAATAGGCTCAATCTTTCGAGGTCGATATCTTCTGATGTCGCAAATTCTTCTGCCCATTTTGCTATGAGTTCAGAAGGCGATAGGTGGGATGTTTCATTGCGGAAGCGATCTACAGCTCCCAGCGCGGCGTCTAATTTTTCCTGTACAGCGTCTGATAGTGCGGTGTTTTGAATTTGCTGGCGTATTGATGCGCGGACTTCTCTGCCAGGGTCAAATGCGGGGATGGAGAGGAGGTCGATTATATCTCTGGTGGTTGGGGCGCTGGAAATGTCGTCCCTCAGGACGCACTTAAAAAACGATAGGGCGTGCTGTACTGAAGCCGCATCCAGATAATTTTTTTGTCCGACGACGCGATAGGGGATCCCGGCCTGTAAGAAGCATGTTTCCAGGGCGTCTGTCTGACGTCCGGTGCGGAATAATACGGCGAAGTCGTCCAGGCTGCGTTTGCCTTCTTCGTTGGCTTGCAATAAGTCTGCGCCGCCGACCATTCGGGAGATTTCTTCGACGATGGCGATGCCTTCGCCGGTTTCGCCGGGTGTGGATAAGGCTCTCAGATTTGGGCCATTTTCTCGTATGGGGATGTACGATCGTCCGCGAAGCAGGCTGGATGCTGCGGAGATGATCTGAGGGGTGGAGCGATATGATTGTTGTAAGATCACTTCGTTCGCGTGGGGATAGTCCGCTTTTAATTGTGCGAAATACCCCGCGCTCGCGCCCCGAAAACCATAGATGGCTTGATCGGGGTCGCCGATGACAAAGAGGCCCGATCCATCTCCGGCTAATTTTTGAATCAGTGCGTATTGTACGGCGTTGACGTCCTGAAATTCATCGACGAGTACGTGGGTAAAACGCGCCTGGACTGTTTGCAAAATGTCGTCGCAGAGTACATTGTGGAGGATGAGCAAGATGTCGTCAAAGTCCATGAGGCCATAAGCGGTCAGGCGGTGTTGATAATTGGTGTAAATGGTTTGAAGTTCAGTGTCGGTGATGTCGGATATTTCCTGTCCTGTAGCTTTGTATTGCGAGATTTGGGAGAGCGCGTCATCGACCGATATTTCGGTGTTGATGTCGGCGATTGCTTCTTGTAAGACGGCGCGGGCTTCTCCGCGGTCGGCTATTGCGCCCATTCGCTCGGGGGCGTATTCTCGCAGGAGGTCCAGTGATAGGCGGTGGAATGTGCCCACGCGCATGGGGACGAGTTCTTCGCCTCCGGAGGATAGGGATACGATCC comes from the Gemmatimonadota bacterium genome and includes:
- a CDS encoding amidohydrolase family protein — encoded protein: MIVDTHVHIWEISDKYPVGPTAPTWNSYPDEPGTAEELLADMDAEGVDWTVLVQTSWSTWDNGYIADSVVRYPDRFVGHGLVDPQDPDNAEQVRYWVRERGLVGFRLHPMYYPDEKILLTEQNGPMWEEIAALDAVIQFHLRPEDADQVAAIARRCPNTVLILDHMGYPEIDRPLAKYQPVLDLARFDNVFFKLSDVAGRSQEAHPYEDVHPYIEAALGVFTAQRTVWGTGYPGYHRVKHKWPTLADELRLIREGLPFLTDGDIERILGGTAAEIWGLSG
- a CDS encoding UvrD-helicase domain-containing protein, with product MQYIADIHLHSRFARATSKTLNPENLYRWSLIKGLTVVGTGDFTHPVWFEELRDQLEPAEEGLYQLRPDLRRGIDAELPPACRGQMRFVLSVEISLIYKKNDKTRKIHHVVTMPSFDAVARLNARLGAIGNLKSDGRPILGLDSRDLVEICLEACDDVLFIPAHIWTPHFAVLGASSGFDTLEECFEDMLPYIFAVETGLSSDPPMNWRLSMLDNYAIVSNSDAHSPQKLAREATCFNTDLSFRGMYDALKDRDPTRFTGTLEFYPEEGKYHFDGHRKCDICWKPVQTLDANEICPVCGRKLTVGVLHRVEKLADRADGDRPDIAMPFENLIPLPEIIGSVLQVGPTSKRVQTVYEQMLSTHGAELKILRELPIEEIAKTGDPLIAEGIRRMREGKVHIAPGYDGVYGKIQVFSDEDRALLSGQESLFHIPAAEPLKEEEVNASLDKSTETAIVKESPVSLHTSHFPLLDPHQQAAVTMDKGPVIVTAGPGTGKTRVLTHRVIDLIQNRGVSPASIMAVTFTNRAATEMWERIVSLSSGGEELVPMRVGTFHRLSLDLLREYAPERMGAIADRGEARAVLQEAIADINTEISVDDALSQISQYKATGQEISDITDTELQTIYTNYQHRLTAYGLMDFDDILLILHNVLCDDILQTVQARFTHVLVDEFQDVNAVQYALIQKLAGDGSGLFVIGDPDQAIYGFRGASAGYFAQLKADYPHANEVILQQSYRSTPQIISAASSLLRGRSYIPIRENGPNLRALSTPGETGEGIAIVEEISRMVGGADLLQANEEGKRSLDDFAVLFRTGRQTDALETCFLQAGIPYRVVGQKNYLDAASVQHALSFFKCVLRDDISSAPTTRDIIDLLSIPAFDPGREVRASIRQQIQNTALSDAVQEKLDAALGAVDRFRNETSHLSPSELIAKWAEEFATSEDIDLERLSLLAQGVDTIAELLEIITLGQDGDFVRRGKIARPEAVTLMTLHASKGLEFPVVFICGVEEGLIPHADADIEEEKRLFFVGITRGQDEVILTRARSRRRFGERITPEISRFVADIPEDVIEFVDLRTERRKPAEQLSLF
- a CDS encoding ATP-binding protein, translated to MSLSETTAVAERVMVSETTAVAEAVIIPPNLAVRAMRDSGYRNTASALAELIDNSVQADASDVEVICIEESKLIKKRHSRRIKSIGVLDNGSGMTPDILQIALQFGNGTHLYDRKGIGRFGMGLPNSSISQCRRVEVWTWQNGPDNAVYTYLDVDEIEEGSLTMVPAPKVQSLPAEWRDRSEIVDTTGTLVLWSHFDPHRLTWRGAKATLDNTEKLVGRMYRKFIDRGQLTIRLLALENEMPTINEYVKINDPLYLMNNTSTPPPFDKEPMFQKWGEDDEVFHIDYGNKKHIVTVRMSWAREETIPEIGDRGSKPYGKHAAKNLGVSIVRAGRELALDSSWTNSYNPTERWWGVEVEFPPALDEVFGVTNNKQSATIFEGMSQFNWRTEAESGESSVSEFIDRIQSESDPRALLIPIVEHIRQQIGQVRTRLDKQTEGRRTAKKERHDTPTVADVATNKVRERVKQGYETGYDKEEFKEKDRDEFEKNLITDKHYSKNAAQEIANAVLSRKRKIEFLTKDLRSYAFFDVEHHHGGLTAIVFNTNHPFYSKLMETLHPNIGDETDAKLIDRINQAADTLNLLFAAWARYETEETRDQIKLFEMRQEWGKMAQVFLTEPKEDE
- a CDS encoding FAD-dependent oxidoreductase; translated protein: MSYDAIVIGGGVVGISAAYHLVCDGAKTLLVDRRDAGRATDAGAGILSPATNTRDPDPWLRLAAFASVYYPQLVDNLQAEQDGETGFATCGMMLVAVSYDEIESFAIARQHIFNRRDQRGEPAEEDLYEISSDEARRRFPTLGDVRGAIFYRDAARVDGRLLAAALHRAAEAKGLVVKHAGVEQLLIQDDAVTGVITDGETVSAGKVVIAGGAWSQAFGDQLGVHIPVEPQRGQIIHLGLGDTDTSSWPIISAVRGHYMVPWPDGRVVVGATRETGSGFEARTTAAGVLEVLAEALRVAPGLAQAEVREIRVGLRPYTEDHLPVLGSVPNIRNIYLATGHGPTGLQLGPYSGKLIADLVLGKDLETEIDAYQITRFL
- a CDS encoding helicase-related protein, with amino-acid sequence QTRTSDRDRVIRRFRSNNPQPMVLCNYGVLTTGFDAPEISAAMIARPTRSLVLYSQMVGRATRGLKAGGNTEAEIVTVIDPDLPGFGSIADAFKNWEDVWQ
- a CDS encoding phospholipase D family protein, producing MGVVLPLGADLLNIIRSAKDSLFLAAPYIKITTLQKVVDEISSNSISLTCVTRWLPEDIAAGACDLEILDVIEGFPGGKLLVHPHLHAKYYRGDSRCLVGSANLTSRGLGWTTPANVELLLELPVDFDSLTQWETALLDAAIPATQELQENIRHEADRLLSNGALPHLPEIDQNNNAAAPASQWVPRCPTPEYLWDVYIGQGLDKMVTSAWEAAQKDLTVLSVPEGLTKNLFVSYITSIFKQMPIIAEIDGLASNGLSDSQAQMFLEDRLGEAAPYPIDRTWRVIKTWFTYFLQQTYRLEVEQEVLVKGQNISGLGKS